A window of the Prosthecobacter debontii genome harbors these coding sequences:
- a CDS encoding AsmA-like C-terminal region-containing protein: MSTSSAQFVLVPPTARRRGLRWLLAFLVFGLLLWAVYQGLISSARERINDQLAKRGLVLRSERQTWSLWGGITLEKAALEHTSAGEPPLLEIGELHVDLLWRDFWDTRRIATRWQAEDTTLVLRDEEGAVTLHGFSTDFTVAAGQAEFTHLEATEGPLTIALTGTLFTSPPSPGESPREFYLRLRPLRATLTALQFTPGTGPFRVTGRFTVDRRTLPMTWTSDLKGEGQDVEWRGLPLRQALVTGRASDAGLDLTCDLQLLTGSSRVKLTRESWQPGPLLIAGTLTDSTGRTDEFQAHYLGGEERTLTVARLEGPADVLELARTYPPLAEHIPTTVQVKTFPDLLLTDLVWPLPRSSRADWTLGRLQLRSPASLILTVRDHPLAVDQLTGAVSRQDSLWRFDDLQGRLLDGHFTLDALSYDGETLKKAKLSLKSLRLARLSPWLGKISDDLAESDLSLTYNGSVCNQPIRSTGSGSLVLTEAPVVHIPLIEQAYTLFPKVLPDRGRAGVGSFQVRFNMSKGIATIDPFKARSNSVTVTAKGTVDLVKRRVEGKARANLRGIVGRITLPLSHVFTDMEVSGPLDDIQVTPEGPIGGVKSLLKGTSQTATTGAKLSSKVLREGLKLPFEALGMFKDEAE; the protein is encoded by the coding sequence ATGTCCACGTCATCCGCTCAATTCGTTCTCGTGCCTCCGACCGCGAGGCGACGGGGGCTTCGTTGGCTGCTGGCTTTCCTCGTTTTCGGCCTATTACTCTGGGCCGTCTATCAGGGCCTCATCAGCAGCGCGCGCGAGCGGATCAATGACCAACTGGCCAAGCGCGGGCTCGTGCTCAGGTCGGAGCGGCAAACCTGGTCGCTCTGGGGAGGCATCACCCTGGAAAAGGCAGCCTTAGAACACACCTCGGCAGGAGAACCGCCGTTGCTGGAAATCGGCGAACTGCATGTGGATCTCCTCTGGCGGGATTTTTGGGACACGCGGCGCATCGCCACCCGCTGGCAGGCGGAGGATACCACCCTGGTGCTGAGAGACGAGGAGGGTGCGGTCACTTTACACGGCTTCAGCACGGATTTCACGGTGGCGGCTGGCCAAGCGGAATTCACCCATCTGGAAGCTACCGAGGGCCCGCTGACCATCGCACTGACGGGCACGCTGTTCACCTCCCCACCCTCTCCAGGGGAATCTCCGCGCGAGTTCTACCTTCGGCTCCGCCCGCTTCGGGCCACCCTCACGGCACTCCAGTTTACCCCAGGCACGGGGCCCTTCCGAGTCACAGGCCGCTTCACGGTGGATCGCCGCACCCTCCCCATGACCTGGACCTCTGATCTGAAAGGCGAAGGCCAGGACGTTGAATGGCGCGGCCTGCCCCTGCGTCAGGCGCTTGTCACAGGGCGAGCGAGCGATGCGGGACTCGACCTCACCTGTGACCTCCAGCTCCTGACGGGCAGTTCCCGGGTCAAACTCACCCGCGAAAGTTGGCAGCCTGGGCCGCTCCTCATTGCAGGGACTTTAACGGATAGCACCGGACGCACGGATGAGTTCCAGGCCCATTACCTGGGGGGTGAAGAACGGACCCTCACCGTGGCTCGTTTGGAAGGCCCCGCCGATGTTCTGGAGCTTGCCCGCACCTATCCCCCCTTGGCCGAGCACATCCCCACCACGGTCCAGGTGAAGACCTTTCCCGATCTCCTCCTCACCGACCTCGTCTGGCCCTTGCCCCGGAGTTCCCGTGCGGATTGGACTCTGGGTCGGCTCCAACTGCGTAGTCCTGCTTCACTCATCCTCACCGTCAGGGATCATCCTTTGGCCGTGGATCAGCTTACGGGTGCGGTTTCACGCCAAGACAGCCTCTGGCGATTCGATGACCTGCAAGGCCGGTTGCTGGATGGTCACTTCACCCTGGACGCCCTCAGCTACGATGGTGAAACTCTAAAAAAAGCCAAACTCTCGCTCAAATCCCTCCGCCTCGCTCGCCTCAGTCCCTGGCTGGGGAAAATCAGTGATGACTTGGCGGAGTCCGATCTCTCCCTAACTTACAACGGCTCCGTCTGCAATCAGCCCATCCGCTCCACAGGCAGTGGCAGCCTCGTCCTGACCGAGGCTCCTGTCGTTCATATCCCCCTCATCGAGCAGGCTTACACCCTCTTCCCCAAAGTGCTGCCGGATCGGGGGCGTGCGGGTGTGGGCAGTTTTCAGGTCCGCTTCAACATGTCCAAAGGCATCGCCACCATTGATCCCTTCAAGGCCCGCAGCAACTCCGTCACCGTCACTGCCAAGGGCACCGTGGATCTCGTCAAACGCCGCGTGGAGGGGAAAGCCCGCGCGAACTTGCGTGGCATCGTCGGCCGTATCACCTTACCCCTCAGTCATGTCTTCACCGATATGGAAGTCAGCGGTCCGCTCGATGATATCCAGGTCACCCCTGAGGGACCCATCGGCGGCGTGAAAAGCCTGCTCAAAGGCACCTCTCAAACCGCGACCACTGGGGCCAAGCTCAGCAGCAAAGTCCTGCGCGAAGGTCTCAAACTACCCTTCGAAGCCCTCGGCATGTTTAAAGATGAAGCCGAGTGA